Proteins co-encoded in one Flavobacterium fluviale genomic window:
- a CDS encoding DUF4290 domain-containing protein: MVEKYKKEVANDVVFNLEYNSERQRLIIPEYGRHLQKLIDQATAIEDDETRNKAAKYIIQVMGSLNPHLRDVPDFQHKLWDQLFIMSDFKLNVESPYPIPSREVLELKPDVLQYPQNFPKYRFYGNNIKYMIDVANKWEDGEMKNALVMVIANHMKKSFLSWNKDTVKDDVIFEHLYELSGGKINLLHSTEELLNTTDLMRTNKRMSNKTASVGQPKIQNNKNNKGGQKKTFQKNNNQK, encoded by the coding sequence ATGGTCGAAAAATATAAAAAAGAAGTCGCAAATGACGTTGTTTTTAACTTAGAATATAATTCTGAAAGACAGCGTTTGATTATTCCGGAATATGGTCGTCATTTACAAAAATTGATCGATCAGGCTACCGCAATAGAAGATGATGAAACACGCAATAAAGCGGCGAAATATATCATTCAGGTTATGGGAAGTTTGAATCCGCATTTGCGCGATGTGCCAGATTTTCAACATAAACTTTGGGATCAGCTTTTTATAATGTCTGATTTTAAACTGAATGTAGAATCGCCATATCCAATTCCGTCAAGAGAAGTTTTGGAACTAAAACCAGATGTGCTGCAATATCCGCAGAACTTTCCAAAATACAGATTTTATGGTAACAATATCAAATACATGATCGATGTTGCCAATAAATGGGAAGATGGAGAAATGAAAAATGCATTGGTGATGGTAATTGCCAACCACATGAAAAAATCTTTCTTAAGCTGGAACAAAGACACAGTGAAAGATGATGTAATTTTTGAGCATTTATATGAATTGTCTGGTGGAAAAATAAACTTGCTTCACAGCACAGAAGAGTTGTTGAATACAACAGATTTAATGCGTACCAATAAACGCATGTCTAATAAAACAGCTTCTGTTGGACAGCCAAAAATTCAAAACAACAAAAACAATAAAGGAGGCCAAAAAAAAACATTTCAAAAAAACAATAATCAGAAATAA
- the aroQ gene encoding type II 3-dehydroquinate dehydratase, with protein sequence MRICIINGPNLNLLGKREPEVYGSQTFEDYFETLKEKFPNIELSYYQSNIEGELIGKIQEVGFSFDGIILNAGAYTHTSIGLGDAMKAVTTPVIEVHISNTYARESFRHQSYLSGNAKGVILGFGLKSYELAIQSFL encoded by the coding sequence ATGAGAATCTGCATTATCAACGGACCCAATTTGAATCTTTTAGGGAAACGCGAACCAGAAGTTTACGGAAGCCAGACTTTTGAAGATTACTTTGAAACGTTGAAAGAGAAATTCCCAAACATCGAGCTTTCGTATTATCAAAGTAATATCGAAGGTGAACTAATTGGAAAAATCCAGGAAGTTGGATTTTCATTTGATGGAATCATTTTGAATGCTGGCGCTTACACACACACTTCAATTGGTTTAGGCGATGCCATGAAAGCTGTTACAACTCCTGTAATTGAAGTTCATATTTCTAATACATATGCTCGCGAAAGTTTTAGACATCAATCGTATTTATCTGGAAATGCTAAAGGTGTTATTTTAGGCTTTGGGTTGAAAAGTTATGAATTGGCGATTCAGTCGTTTTTATAA
- a CDS encoding porin family protein, with translation MKKILLAAVLFIATSATINAQFVQIGVKAGVNFANQTGGSDFDGISVDKEGITSYHAGLVAELKLLEKFSIQPELLYTTQGATYKNAISEFKNEMGYIAIPVMAKIYMTKSLSLELGPQASFLVSNKKEFDVADPKTFDFSLNAGLGLKVVGGLFVQARYGIGLTEISEEADFKNSVFQLSAGYMF, from the coding sequence ATGAAAAAAATACTTTTAGCAGCTGTTTTGTTCATTGCAACATCAGCTACAATCAACGCTCAATTTGTGCAAATCGGGGTTAAAGCAGGGGTTAACTTTGCAAATCAAACTGGAGGTTCTGACTTTGACGGAATTTCTGTTGACAAAGAAGGTATTACAAGTTACCACGCAGGTCTTGTAGCAGAACTTAAATTATTAGAAAAATTCTCAATTCAGCCAGAGCTTTTGTATACTACACAAGGAGCAACTTATAAAAATGCTATTTCAGAATTCAAAAACGAAATGGGATATATCGCTATTCCTGTAATGGCGAAAATCTACATGACTAAATCACTTAGTTTAGAACTTGGTCCACAAGCTTCATTCCTTGTATCTAATAAAAAAGAATTTGACGTTGCAGATCCAAAAACATTTGACTTTTCTCTTAACGCAGGTTTAGGATTAAAAGTTGTTGGAGGTCTTTTTGTTCAAGCTCGTTACGGAATAGGTTTAACTGAGATTTCAGAAGAAGCTGACTTTAAAAACTCTGTATTCCAACTTTCAGCTGGATACATGTTCTAA
- a CDS encoding DUF493 family protein has translation MENDKEKNTAEFYERLKLELDNANTWPAEYLYKFIVPSVADNVERVEKAFDRMGAVIKTTKSKTGKFTSVSVDVTMNSSDDVISKYKEVSTIEGIVSL, from the coding sequence ATGGAGAACGATAAAGAAAAAAATACCGCCGAATTTTACGAAAGATTAAAATTAGAGCTAGATAACGCAAACACTTGGCCAGCAGAATATTTGTATAAATTTATTGTGCCATCTGTTGCGGATAATGTGGAGCGAGTTGAAAAAGCTTTTGATAGAATGGGAGCGGTTATTAAAACAACAAAATCTAAAACGGGTAAATTTACCAGCGTTTCTGTAGATGTTACTATGAACAGTTCAGATGATGTGATTAGTAAATACAAAGAAGTTTCTACAATAGAAGGTATAGTTTCATTATAA
- a CDS encoding sensor histidine kinase gives MVFDLYGNDDCLEVNNFYKKLLAEMPDVLFQFIIDADNNYSFPLVSKSADEIFELSAADFTNDIKFIIFDRIVASDRERFFQSLVQAKRDVKPWEIQFRAVLPKKGIRWFKITSKTESTVGGKVVFYGHVSDITELKDKEEKLRISEERFQFALDASTAGIWDWDMVTNSVFYSSLSLKILELESTDIFDDPERWDKIVHPDDLPKYYSDIQEHFDNKIPYYENYHRVMTSSGNYKWILDRGKVIKRDENGKPLRVIGTHTDVSAQKEKELELIKTMKLYSDQNSRLLNFSHIVSHNLNTQAGNIKSILDFIDADVNRQTVEEMLEHLRTVSNDLNETISNLTQIVKTQSNINIAVVPLMLCEYIEKTISTIKGYDKQRNVTIINNVPKYLTINFNPAYMESVLLNFTTNAIKYAHPDRDPVIIFDFAIEPEGFKSLKITDNGLGIDLKVYGDLLFGMYKTFHKHEEARGIGLYITRNQIEAMKGTVLVESEVGVGTSFKIVFNDM, from the coding sequence ATGGTTTTTGATTTGTATGGAAATGACGATTGCTTAGAAGTAAATAATTTTTATAAAAAATTACTAGCAGAAATGCCTGACGTACTTTTTCAGTTTATTATTGATGCAGATAATAATTATTCGTTTCCACTTGTAAGTAAATCGGCAGATGAAATATTTGAGCTTTCTGCGGCAGATTTTACTAATGATATAAAGTTTATAATTTTCGACCGAATTGTAGCAAGCGATCGCGAGCGCTTTTTTCAGTCTCTAGTTCAGGCTAAAAGAGATGTTAAGCCTTGGGAAATTCAATTTAGGGCAGTTCTGCCTAAAAAAGGAATTCGCTGGTTTAAGATTACTTCAAAAACAGAATCTACTGTAGGTGGTAAGGTTGTTTTTTATGGACACGTTTCAGATATTACAGAATTAAAAGATAAAGAAGAAAAACTTCGCATATCCGAAGAACGTTTTCAATTTGCCCTTGATGCTTCAACTGCTGGAATTTGGGACTGGGATATGGTGACCAATAGTGTTTTTTATTCTTCTCTTTCACTTAAAATTTTAGAATTAGAATCAACCGATATTTTTGATGATCCAGAACGCTGGGATAAAATTGTGCACCCTGATGATCTTCCCAAATATTACTCGGATATTCAGGAACATTTTGACAATAAGATTCCCTATTATGAAAATTACCACCGAGTAATGACATCAAGCGGTAATTATAAATGGATTTTGGACCGCGGGAAAGTTATCAAACGTGATGAAAACGGAAAGCCTTTGCGTGTAATCGGTACGCATACGGATGTTTCTGCTCAAAAAGAAAAAGAACTGGAACTTATCAAAACAATGAAATTGTACAGTGATCAGAACAGTCGTTTATTGAACTTTTCGCATATCGTTTCGCATAATTTGAATACGCAGGCTGGTAATATTAAGTCGATTTTAGATTTTATCGATGCCGATGTAAACAGGCAGACGGTTGAAGAAATGCTGGAACATTTACGCACTGTTTCAAATGACCTGAATGAGACAATTTCAAATCTGACACAGATTGTAAAAACGCAGAGTAATATCAATATTGCGGTTGTGCCGTTGATGTTGTGTGAATATATCGAAAAAACTATTTCGACGATTAAAGGCTATGATAAACAACGAAATGTGACCATTATAAATAATGTTCCAAAATATTTGACAATTAATTTCAATCCGGCTTATATGGAAAGTGTGTTGTTGAATTTTACCACAAATGCCATAAAATATGCCCATCCAGATCGCGATCCTGTAATAATTTTCGATTTTGCGATAGAACCAGAAGGTTTCAAATCGCTTAAGATTACGGATAACGGTCTCGGAATAGATTTAAAAGTTTATGGAGATTTGTTGTTTGGAATGTATAAAACTTTTCACAAGCATGAGGAAGCACGTGGAATTGGACTTTATATTACAAGAAATCAAATAGAGGCGATGAAAGGGACGGTTTTGGTAGAAAGTGAAGTCGGGGTAGGAACGAGCTTTAAAATTGTTTTTAATGATATGTAA
- the xerD gene encoding site-specific tyrosine recombinase XerD has product MNWNRYIKDYQSYLRIERGLSKNTIENYGFDIERLCLFLETNQIDVSPIKISEETLQQFIYEVAKELNPRSQARIISGLKSFFNYLVFEDYRNDNPLELIEAPKTGRKLPDTLSLEEIDNLIEAIDLSTNEGERNRAMLETLYGCGLRVSELISLKISDLFFDEGFIKITGKGNKERFVPIGPLTQKYIDIYKNAVRPNLSIKKGAEDTLFLNRRGNYLTRAMVFTIIKDLAQKVGLKKNISPHTLRHSFATHLLENGADLRSIQLMLGHESITTTEIYVHLDRSFLKEVMHSFHPRK; this is encoded by the coding sequence ATGAATTGGAACAGATATATAAAAGATTACCAGTCGTATTTAAGGATAGAAAGAGGTTTGTCTAAAAATACGATTGAAAACTATGGCTTTGATATTGAGCGCCTGTGTCTTTTTTTAGAAACCAATCAAATTGATGTTTCACCCATAAAAATTTCTGAAGAAACCCTGCAGCAATTTATTTATGAAGTCGCAAAAGAATTAAATCCGAGGTCGCAGGCAAGGATTATTTCTGGATTGAAAAGTTTTTTTAATTATTTGGTATTCGAAGATTACAGAAACGATAATCCGTTGGAATTAATTGAGGCTCCAAAAACGGGACGTAAATTACCAGATACGCTCTCGCTTGAGGAAATAGATAATCTCATAGAAGCGATAGATTTAAGTACTAACGAGGGCGAACGGAATAGGGCGATGCTTGAAACTTTGTACGGATGTGGATTACGTGTTTCTGAATTAATTTCCCTTAAAATATCCGATTTGTTTTTTGATGAGGGATTTATAAAGATCACCGGAAAGGGAAATAAAGAACGATTTGTTCCGATTGGGCCATTAACTCAAAAATATATTGATATTTATAAAAATGCAGTGCGGCCTAATTTGAGTATTAAAAAAGGTGCCGAAGATACTTTGTTTTTAAATAGGAGAGGAAATTACTTAACCAGAGCAATGGTTTTTACTATTATAAAAGATCTGGCTCAAAAAGTTGGATTAAAAAAAAATATAAGTCCGCATACACTGCGCCATTCTTTTGCAACACATTTATTGGAAAATGGTGCCGATTTGAGATCAATTCAATTAATGCTAGGCCACGAATCGATTACAACAACTGAAATTTACGTTCATTTAGACCGCAGCTTTTTAAAAGAAGTAATGCATAGTTTCCATCCTAGAAAATAA
- a CDS encoding DUF5686 and carboxypeptidase regulatory-like domain-containing protein — protein MKNFTLLAFLIFSISNFAQIKGTVTDEKGNPLPFVSIFEEGTYRGTTSNEQGKYQLQVKEIGKNRIVFQYLGFKTQKITISPDSNTTLDVKMEEESFSLNEVVIDPKNNPANAIIKSAIANKKENSDKTSRYTADFYSKGMFKVKDLPKKILGQKVDLGEDMASNLDSTGTGILYLSETVSKITFEKPEKLKERIIASKISGNNRGYSYNTAALSTYDFYDNTVDFNVKMISPIADNAFTYYKYKLEGTFYDDNKKQIYKIKVIPKRDKEPVFEGYIYIVDDSFAIYAIDLEIKGYRMKNEFTEVMNLKQSFSYNAKNKIWSKNAQTLSFNAGVFGIKFSGNFNYIYSNYEFPSSFEKKTFGNEIVSFEADANKKDDAFWNQIRPIPLTIEESTDYSKKDSLLVIRTSRKYTDSIDAKNNKFKVWDILMGYDYKNTFKKYSFNYQGLLNIASLSFNTVQGFNLDSGFSFKKENEEEGKTTSIGTTFNYGFSDQRFRVVGQFSHKFNNINYATVGVSGGTKTAQFNGAEPITKLVNSISSLFFKDNYMKLYNLEYAQVNYSQDVLNGVNLFGKVAYEQRKALFNTTDYSFFKRDDLYSSNNPLAPNDFTTAPFEQHHLFKAGLNARINFGNKYISRPDGRYNFRDDKYPTVVLGFEKAFAASEKKYEFERIGTSVQYDLRLGNKGLLGTNFRAGKFFNAENISFIDYRHFNGNQTHIGTSGRYLNVFNLMPYYANSTNDSYFEMHLEHNDTGFIMNKIPLLNLLKSTMNIGFHSLAIPDRKPYTEFTVGLDNLGFGKFKLFRVDYVHSYQGGIQQNGVVFGLKILNVLD, from the coding sequence ATGAAAAACTTTACATTATTAGCCTTTTTAATATTTTCAATTTCCAATTTTGCCCAAATCAAAGGGACTGTAACCGATGAAAAGGGAAATCCACTGCCGTTTGTTTCTATTTTTGAAGAAGGGACTTATCGCGGCACCACTTCGAATGAACAAGGCAAATACCAACTGCAGGTAAAAGAAATTGGTAAAAACCGAATTGTCTTTCAGTATTTAGGTTTTAAAACGCAGAAAATCACAATTTCTCCAGATTCAAATACAACTTTAGATGTCAAAATGGAGGAAGAAAGTTTCTCTCTAAATGAAGTTGTTATTGATCCTAAAAACAATCCAGCAAATGCCATTATAAAAAGCGCGATTGCTAATAAAAAAGAAAACTCCGATAAAACATCTAGATATACAGCCGACTTTTATTCTAAAGGAATGTTTAAGGTCAAAGATCTTCCTAAAAAAATCTTAGGACAGAAAGTTGATCTTGGCGAGGATATGGCTTCCAATTTAGATTCTACTGGAACAGGAATTCTATATTTATCAGAAACCGTTTCTAAAATTACTTTTGAAAAACCCGAGAAGTTAAAGGAAAGAATTATAGCTTCTAAAATTTCAGGAAATAATCGCGGTTACAGCTACAACACTGCAGCATTATCGACTTATGATTTTTATGACAATACTGTAGATTTCAACGTTAAAATGATTTCTCCTATTGCTGATAATGCTTTTACTTACTACAAATACAAGCTCGAAGGAACTTTTTACGACGATAATAAAAAGCAGATTTATAAAATAAAAGTTATTCCAAAGCGAGATAAAGAACCTGTTTTTGAAGGTTACATTTATATTGTTGATGACAGTTTTGCCATTTATGCTATAGACTTAGAGATTAAAGGCTATCGCATGAAAAATGAATTTACCGAAGTAATGAATTTAAAGCAGAGTTTCAGCTATAATGCAAAAAACAAAATTTGGTCTAAAAATGCTCAGACGCTCTCTTTTAATGCAGGTGTTTTTGGAATAAAATTCTCTGGGAACTTCAATTATATTTATTCTAATTATGAATTTCCATCTTCTTTCGAGAAAAAAACTTTTGGAAATGAAATTGTTTCCTTTGAAGCAGACGCCAATAAAAAAGATGATGCATTCTGGAACCAAATCAGACCAATTCCGTTAACTATTGAAGAAAGCACTGATTACAGTAAAAAAGATAGTCTTTTAGTCATTCGAACATCCAGAAAATATACCGATTCTATAGATGCCAAAAACAATAAATTTAAAGTTTGGGATATTTTAATGGGCTACGATTACAAAAATACTTTCAAAAAATATTCTTTTAATTACCAAGGTTTACTAAACATCGCTTCTTTAAGTTTCAATACCGTTCAGGGATTTAATTTGGATTCTGGTTTTTCATTCAAAAAAGAAAATGAAGAAGAAGGAAAAACAACTTCTATTGGTACGACTTTTAATTATGGATTTTCAGATCAGCGATTTAGAGTTGTTGGACAATTTTCCCATAAATTCAATAATATAAATTATGCTACAGTTGGAGTTTCGGGAGGAACAAAAACTGCGCAGTTTAACGGTGCTGAACCTATTACTAAATTGGTCAATTCTATAAGTTCTTTATTTTTTAAAGACAACTATATGAAGTTGTACAATTTAGAATATGCGCAGGTTAACTATTCGCAAGACGTTTTAAATGGCGTTAATTTGTTTGGAAAAGTGGCCTACGAACAGCGAAAAGCTCTTTTCAATACCACTGATTATTCTTTCTTTAAAAGAGATGATCTATATTCTTCAAACAATCCTCTTGCTCCAAATGATTTTACCACGGCACCATTTGAGCAGCATCATTTGTTTAAAGCAGGTCTAAATGCCAGAATTAACTTTGGAAATAAATATATTTCAAGACCAGACGGAAGATACAATTTTAGAGATGACAAATATCCAACAGTAGTTTTAGGTTTCGAAAAAGCTTTTGCTGCAAGCGAAAAGAAATACGAATTTGAAAGAATCGGCACTTCTGTGCAATATGATTTACGACTTGGAAATAAAGGTCTTTTGGGAACTAATTTTAGAGCCGGAAAATTCTTCAATGCAGAAAATATTTCTTTTATAGATTACAGACATTTCAACGGAAACCAAACTCATATTGGTACAAGCGGCCGCTATTTAAATGTTTTTAATTTAATGCCATACTACGCCAATAGCACAAATGATAGTTATTTTGAAATGCATCTAGAGCACAATGACACAGGATTTATTATGAATAAAATTCCATTACTAAATCTATTAAAATCTACGATGAATATTGGATTTCACTCGCTGGCAATTCCAGATCGAAAACCTTATACGGAATTCACTGTTGGTTTGGATAATTTAGGTTTCGGTAAATTTAAATTGTTTAGAGTGGATTACGTACATTCTTATCAAGGAGGCATTCAACAAAATGGTGTTGTGTTTGGATTGAAGATTTTGAATGTTTTAGATTAG
- a CDS encoding cation diffusion facilitator family transporter yields MTNEQKAIKATLFSIAGNTCLALIKGLAGFFGNSYALIADAIESTTDIFSSCLVLFGIKYSNKPADENHPYGHGRAEPLITFLVVGFLITSATIIGYESIANIGTSHNLPKSWTLYVLGAIIIWKEYSFRLVMKRSKQTNSSALAADAWHHRSDAITSVAAFIGISIALIMGKGYESADDWAALFAAFFILYNSYKIFRPALGEIMDENLNDDLVEEIRVVSLTVPGILGTEKCFIRKAGMRYHVDLHAIVSAAISVKEGHDLSHQLQDTLKEQIPQLGNVLIHIEPDDYHC; encoded by the coding sequence ATGACAAACGAACAAAAAGCTATAAAAGCTACTCTATTTAGTATAGCTGGAAATACCTGCCTGGCCCTAATAAAAGGTCTCGCAGGTTTTTTTGGCAATTCATATGCCCTGATTGCAGATGCGATCGAATCTACGACGGATATATTTTCGTCTTGTCTGGTTTTATTTGGAATCAAATATTCTAATAAACCGGCAGATGAAAATCATCCATACGGCCACGGTCGTGCAGAACCTCTAATTACATTTTTGGTTGTTGGATTTTTAATTACTTCAGCAACCATTATTGGGTATGAAAGTATTGCCAATATTGGAACTTCGCACAATTTGCCTAAATCTTGGACATTATATGTTCTAGGTGCTATTATTATCTGGAAAGAATATTCTTTTCGTTTGGTAATGAAACGCAGTAAACAAACAAATAGTTCGGCATTAGCTGCTGATGCGTGGCATCATAGAAGTGACGCCATAACTTCTGTTGCAGCGTTTATCGGAATTTCGATCGCCTTAATTATGGGAAAAGGCTACGAATCTGCAGATGACTGGGCTGCGCTTTTTGCGGCTTTTTTTATTCTGTATAACAGTTATAAAATTTTCAGACCTGCGCTTGGCGAAATCATGGATGAAAACCTAAATGATGATTTAGTAGAAGAGATTCGCGTAGTATCTTTGACAGTTCCTGGAATCTTGGGAACAGAAAAATGTTTCATTCGCAAAGCAGGAATGCGCTATCACGTAGATTTGCACGCAATAGTTTCAGCTGCAATTTCAGTAAAAGAGGGACACGATTTATCACACCAATTACAAGATACATTAAAAGAACAAATTCCACAGCTAGGAAATGTTCTAATTCATATTGAGCCAGATGATTATCATTGTTAA
- the murA gene encoding UDP-N-acetylglucosamine 1-carboxyvinyltransferase has translation MGIFKIEGGTPLKGEITPQGAKNEALQILCAVLLTGDKVKINNIPDIIDINKLITLLGNLGVKIQRNEPGSITFQADEVNVGYLETEAFKKEGGALRGSIMIVGPLLARFGKGYIPKPGGDKIGRRRLDTHFEGFINLGAKFRYNREDHFYGVETPEGGLQGTDMLLDEASVTGTANIVMAAVLAKGQTTVYNAACEPYLQQLCKMLNSMGAKITGVGSNLLTIEGVESLGGCEHTILPDMIEIGSWIGLAAMTKSEITIKNVSWENLGLIPNTFRKLGITIEKRNDDIYIPAHKDGYEVKTDIDGSILTIADAPWPGFTPDLLSIVLVVATQAKGDVLIHQKMFESRLFFVDKLIDMGAKIMLCDPHRAVVMGHNFESQLKATTMSSPDIRAGISLLIAALSAKGTSTIQNIEQIDRGYERIDERLRAIGAKIVRA, from the coding sequence ATGGGAATTTTTAAAATCGAAGGAGGAACTCCTTTAAAAGGAGAAATCACTCCGCAAGGAGCAAAAAACGAGGCATTACAAATTTTATGTGCCGTGCTTCTAACGGGGGATAAAGTAAAAATTAATAATATTCCCGATATTATTGACATCAATAAATTAATCACTTTATTGGGGAATTTAGGGGTTAAAATTCAACGTAACGAACCAGGTTCTATCACTTTTCAAGCCGATGAAGTTAATGTTGGATATTTAGAAACCGAAGCTTTCAAAAAAGAAGGAGGAGCGCTTCGTGGTTCTATTATGATTGTTGGACCTCTTTTGGCTCGTTTCGGAAAAGGATATATTCCAAAACCAGGAGGAGATAAAATTGGCCGTCGTAGACTAGATACACACTTTGAAGGTTTTATTAACCTTGGAGCAAAATTCAGATATAACAGAGAAGATCATTTTTACGGAGTAGAAACTCCAGAAGGAGGACTTCAGGGAACAGATATGCTTTTAGACGAGGCTTCTGTAACCGGAACGGCAAACATTGTAATGGCTGCTGTTTTAGCAAAAGGACAAACTACAGTTTACAATGCTGCCTGCGAACCGTACTTACAGCAGTTATGCAAAATGCTAAACTCTATGGGAGCTAAAATTACTGGAGTTGGTTCTAACTTATTGACTATTGAAGGTGTTGAAAGCCTTGGCGGATGCGAGCACACCATTCTTCCAGATATGATCGAAATTGGTTCTTGGATTGGTCTTGCGGCTATGACAAAAAGCGAAATCACGATCAAAAATGTAAGCTGGGAAAATTTAGGTTTGATTCCGAATACATTTAGAAAATTGGGAATTACAATTGAAAAACGTAACGATGATATTTACATTCCAGCTCACAAAGATGGCTATGAAGTAAAAACAGATATCGACGGTTCTATTTTAACAATTGCAGATGCACCTTGGCCAGGATTTACGCCTGACTTATTAAGTATCGTTTTGGTTGTGGCAACTCAGGCAAAAGGAGATGTTTTAATTCACCAAAAAATGTTCGAAAGCCGTTTGTTCTTTGTGGATAAATTAATCGATATGGGAGCAAAGATCATGTTATGTGACCCGCATAGAGCAGTGGTTATGGGACATAATTTTGAATCTCAATTGAAAGCAACCACAATGTCATCACCAGATATTCGTGCGGGAATTTCATTATTGATTGCGGCGCTTTCTGCAAAAGGAACAAGTACAATTCAAAATATCGAACAAATTGATCGTGGATACGAGCGTATCGACGAGCGTTTAAGAGCAATCGGTGCAAAAATCGTGAGAGCTTAA
- a CDS encoding porin family protein has product MKKIILTAIAVAAFSFANAQQTRFGVKGGLNLSTVVGGDVDDTKTLVGFHVGGFAEINIVEKFFIQPELLFSAQGTKVDGGFGGDVDFKLNYLNIPVLAKYYIVDNKFSVEAGPQLGVLLSAKAEGEDIKDFTRSVDFGFNIGAGYNFTDNLAVGLRYTIGLSPLTDEDVDNTDDYYDSAKNSNLALSLSYKF; this is encoded by the coding sequence ATGAAGAAAATTATTTTAACTGCTATAGCGGTAGCGGCATTTAGTTTTGCAAATGCACAACAAACAAGATTCGGAGTAAAAGGAGGTCTTAACCTTTCAACTGTAGTTGGAGGAGATGTTGATGATACAAAAACTTTAGTAGGTTTTCATGTTGGAGGATTTGCTGAGATCAATATTGTAGAGAAATTTTTTATACAGCCAGAGCTTTTATTTTCAGCTCAAGGAACAAAAGTTGATGGAGGCTTTGGAGGAGATGTTGATTTTAAATTAAATTATTTAAATATCCCTGTACTAGCGAAATACTATATTGTAGACAATAAGTTTAGTGTGGAAGCTGGCCCTCAGTTAGGTGTTTTGCTATCTGCTAAAGCTGAAGGTGAAGATATTAAAGATTTTACTAGATCAGTAGATTTTGGCTTTAACATTGGTGCTGGATATAACTTTACAGATAATCTTGCAGTAGGTCTTCGATATACTATTGGTTTATCTCCACTAACTGATGAAGATGTAGATAATACCGATGATTATTATGACAGTGCAAAAAACAGTAATCTTGCACTATCTTTATCTTATAAATTCTAA
- a CDS encoding porin family protein, producing MKKVILAAIAVMAFGFANAQEQTAKGKWLIEANTGFGSNVGSTSFGLTSVDGETAWNIGAEGGYFVADNLALKVGLGYGDEGDDSSVFAYKIGAKYYAANKFPLEVSYNGVSYKGADENPSYLGLQGGYAWFIGKNVSVEPGIRYNVSLNDDYFKSAFQFNVGFALHF from the coding sequence ATGAAAAAAGTAATTTTAGCTGCTATTGCAGTAATGGCGTTTGGTTTTGCTAATGCACAAGAACAAACAGCAAAAGGAAAATGGTTAATTGAGGCTAATACTGGCTTTGGTTCTAATGTTGGTTCAACATCTTTTGGTTTAACTTCTGTTGATGGTGAAACAGCTTGGAATATTGGTGCAGAAGGTGGTTATTTCGTGGCTGATAATTTAGCTTTAAAAGTTGGATTAGGCTACGGAGATGAGGGAGATGACAGCAGTGTTTTTGCTTACAAAATTGGGGCAAAATATTATGCAGCAAACAAATTTCCTTTAGAGGTTTCTTACAATGGAGTTAGCTACAAAGGTGCAGATGAAAACCCATCTTATTTAGGATTACAAGGTGGATATGCTTGGTTTATTGGAAAAAATGTTTCTGTTGAACCAGGAATCCGTTATAATGTATCTTTAAATGATGATTACTTCAAAAGTGCTTTCCAGTTTAACGTTGGATTTGCATTACACTTTTAA